The following proteins come from a genomic window of Actinopolyspora saharensis:
- a CDS encoding DegV family protein has protein sequence MQHVAIVTDSTASLPQDLAAHWGISVASMQLRVGDELTREPRVSTDWLLRAMRNGVPVEAKAPAPDTLLQAYQQAWHDSATAVVSLHVSSRLSPATQAALQASTHVPTPVHIVDSQSSGMALGFAALAGARTAAAGGSPAEVCATAQRRAARTQVIIYIDDLEYLHRAGYIGKTAAYFGSKMAVKPLLTVRDGEVEPMDKLLGSERAVGKAVDRAVELAGEDPVDVAVEHFAAPNDAEELMTALKRKIPRGEEFVRTRVSTAIGANVGPGALAVTISPH, from the coding sequence GTGCAACATGTGGCGATCGTGACCGACTCGACGGCATCACTCCCCCAGGACCTGGCCGCGCACTGGGGGATCTCGGTGGCCAGCATGCAGCTGCGAGTCGGCGACGAGCTCACCCGGGAACCCCGCGTGTCCACCGACTGGTTGTTGCGTGCCATGCGGAACGGAGTCCCGGTCGAGGCCAAGGCACCGGCCCCGGACACCCTGCTGCAGGCCTATCAGCAGGCATGGCACGACTCGGCGACCGCCGTCGTCTCGCTTCACGTGTCCAGCAGGCTCTCCCCTGCGACCCAGGCGGCCCTCCAGGCCTCGACCCACGTTCCGACCCCGGTGCACATCGTGGACAGTCAGTCCTCCGGAATGGCCCTCGGCTTCGCGGCGCTGGCCGGTGCCCGGACGGCCGCGGCTGGCGGCTCCCCGGCCGAGGTGTGCGCCACGGCACAGCGACGTGCCGCGCGAACCCAGGTGATCATCTACATCGACGACCTCGAGTACCTGCACAGGGCGGGGTACATCGGGAAAACCGCTGCCTACTTCGGCTCCAAGATGGCGGTCAAGCCACTGCTGACGGTGCGGGACGGCGAGGTCGAACCGATGGACAAGCTGCTCGGCTCCGAGCGCGCGGTGGGCAAGGCAGTGGACCGCGCGGTCGAGCTGGCGGGCGAGGACCCCGTGGACGTGGCGGTGGAGCACTTCGCCGCCCCGAACGACGCGGAGGAGCTGATGACCGCGCTGAAGCGGAAAATCCCCCGCGGGGAGGAGTTCGTCCGGACCCGGGTGAGCACCGCCATCGGAGCCAACGTGGGCCCCGGAGCGCTGGCCGTGACCATCTCGCCACACTGA
- a CDS encoding YbhB/YbcL family Raf kinase inhibitor-like protein gives MSLERPIDPDPYSLLPEIPSFTVSSTDVTDGQPMSKAQAYDGMGAGGSNISPQLSWHGFPESTKSFVVTCFDPDAPIPGGFWHWVLVDVPASVTELATSAGDRSGNGIPAGSFHVRNDMGERAFGGAAPPEGDRPHRYYFAVTAVDSENLGVDESATPAVVNFMLAFHAVGRGMIVPTYAH, from the coding sequence ATGAGCCTAGAGCGTCCCATCGATCCCGATCCGTACAGCCTGCTTCCCGAGATACCCTCCTTCACGGTCAGCTCCACGGACGTGACGGACGGCCAGCCCATGTCCAAGGCGCAGGCCTACGACGGCATGGGAGCGGGCGGGAGCAACATCTCGCCACAGCTTTCCTGGCACGGTTTCCCGGAGAGCACGAAGAGCTTCGTCGTGACCTGCTTCGACCCGGACGCCCCCATCCCGGGCGGGTTCTGGCACTGGGTCCTCGTCGACGTCCCCGCCTCCGTCACCGAGCTGGCCACGAGCGCGGGCGACCGCAGCGGCAACGGGATCCCGGCGGGCTCCTTCCACGTGCGCAACGACATGGGCGAGCGCGCCTTCGGCGGGGCCGCCCCGCCGGAGGGTGACCGGCCGCACCGCTACTACTTCGCGGTCACCGCGGTGGACAGCGAGAACCTCGGAGTCGACGAGAGCGCGACTCCGGCGGTGGTCAACTTCATGCTCGCCTTCCACGCCGTGGGTCGGGGAATGATCGTGCCCACCTACGCGCACTGA